The Deltaproteobacteria bacterium genomic sequence GCCGAAGGGGACGCAGTCGAGCCGCGTCACGATGCCGCCGTCGAACTTGGGCGCGCGCCCGTCCAGCGCAATGGCGTGGAAGCCCTTGGCCCGCCCCGCCGACTTCGCGCCCGCGTCGAACAGTTCCCGCAGCACCCGGCCCTTGTTGTAGGGCGTGCCGCGGATGATGAAGTTGTCGGCCGCGTCGCCCCAGTACTCCTTGAGCCACGGCACGTTGGCCTCGAAGCCCCCCGAGGCGCCGATGAAGGCCTTGGCCGCCACCTCGCGCTTCTGGCCGTTATGCTCCACCACCGCGGAGCGGAACACCCCGTCCTCGATGTTCAGGTCCCGCACCTCGGTGTCGTACTCGGCCCGGATGCCCATCTTCTCGGCGGTGGCGTAGTAGGCGTTCATCAGCGCCTTGCCGCCGCCCAGGAAGAAGGCGTTGGTGCGCGAAAGCTGCAGCGTGCCGCGCAAGGACGGCTGCCATTTGATCCCGTGGGCCGACATCCATTCGC encodes the following:
- a CDS encoding FAD-binding protein, coding for MASSSTGSGSGGVPEVDVLIAGGGNAAMCAAIMARHGGASVLVLEAAPKAFRGGNSRHTRNLRYMHEGEDGFLTGTYPEDEFYEDLLRVTGGDTNEELARYCIRQSQDAGEWMSAHGIKWQPSLRGTLQLSRTNAFFLGGGKALMNAYYATAEKMGIRAEYDTEVRDLNIEDGVFRSAVVEHNGQKREVAAKAFIGASGGFEANVPWLKEYWGDAADNFIIRGTPYNKGRVLRELFDAGAKSAGRAKGFHAIALDGRAPKFDGGIVTRLDCVPFG